A genomic segment from Rhodospirillum centenum SW encodes:
- a CDS encoding TetR/AcrR family transcriptional regulator — protein sequence MGKGERTRAAILDQALAVTSTEGVTGLTIGTLADRLGMSKSGLFAHFGSKELLQQAVLEHALALFTERVLRPAVARPRGLPRVETFFDGWIVWIREGVPPGGCPLETAAKELDDKPGPLRDLVARTHGQLIDFATDLARRAVAEGHLRRDLDAELFAFEMTGIAFGFSHMHRMMRHPGAERLARTAFAALLDRSRPT from the coding sequence ATGGGCAAGGGCGAACGCACGCGGGCCGCGATCCTGGATCAGGCGCTGGCCGTTACCAGCACCGAGGGGGTGACCGGGCTGACGATCGGCACGCTGGCCGACCGGCTGGGCATGTCCAAGAGCGGGCTGTTCGCCCATTTCGGTTCCAAGGAGCTGTTGCAGCAGGCGGTGCTGGAACATGCCCTGGCACTGTTCACGGAGCGCGTGCTGCGCCCCGCCGTGGCCCGGCCGCGCGGCCTGCCGCGGGTCGAGACCTTCTTCGACGGCTGGATCGTCTGGATCCGGGAGGGGGTGCCGCCCGGCGGCTGTCCGCTGGAGACGGCGGCCAAGGAACTGGACGACAAGCCGGGTCCCTTGCGCGACCTTGTCGCCCGCACCCACGGACAGCTCATCGACTTCGCCACGGATCTGGCCCGCCGGGCGGTGGCGGAGGGGCATCTGCGCCGCGACCTGGACGCGGAGCTGTTCGCCTTCGAGATGACGGGCATCGCCTTCGGCTTCTCCCACATGCACCGGATGATGCGGCATCCCGGGGCGGAGAGGCTGGCCCGCACCGCCTTCGCCGCGCTGCTCGACCGTTCCCGCCCGACCTGA
- a CDS encoding Crp/Fnr family transcriptional regulator encodes MSAAFQRRTVEPGDIIFREGDPGDSLYVVESGRVVVWRGDPAHPTRIGTVEKGGVFGEMAIFDRKPRMANASAEERSTVMRMPASVLRESLYGADPLLHQLVQILIDNIRHMARRLDELEGRIAPPDGPMG; translated from the coding sequence ATGTCCGCCGCTTTCCAGCGCCGCACCGTCGAACCCGGGGACATCATCTTCCGCGAGGGCGACCCCGGCGACAGTCTGTATGTCGTCGAATCCGGCCGTGTCGTCGTCTGGCGGGGCGATCCAGCGCATCCCACCCGGATCGGCACGGTGGAGAAGGGCGGTGTGTTCGGGGAGATGGCCATCTTCGACCGCAAGCCGCGCATGGCCAACGCCAGTGCTGAAGAGCGCTCGACCGTGATGCGGATGCCGGCCAGCGTGCTGCGGGAGAGCCTGTACGGCGCCGACCCGCTGCTGCATCAGCTCGTGCAGATCCTGATCGACAACATCCGCCACATGGCCCGCCGCCTGGACGAGCTTGAGGGCCGCATCGCCCCGCCCGACGGACCGATGGGCTGA
- a CDS encoding AI-2E family transporter produces the protein MDAAAGTGAGSTGAGRTGAPGPWSGDRTYVRRVLIALLLVGLAATLWLASHALLLLFGAILFAVAIRGLAGLLRRVLPVGEETSVVIVLLILLALAGGVGFLFGSQISQQFSKVAQQVPDSLQKLEDTLRSTGWGQQLLALTGGVPLTGDGGQGGGQGGGQGGAGAAPDGGSGGAGLGWLVRQAGSVAVAITGALGDLLLVLFGAVYLAFQPGLYRAGIEKLVPKDRTDQIVRALDATGGALWKWSAGMLVEMVLVGALTMVGLWLLGVPAPLALGLIAGTLEFIPIVGPILAAIPAILLAFTVSPDLALWTALFYVALQQVEGNLILPLIQRRAVALPPVVSLFALLVFGSLFGAIGVLLAVPLAVTAMTLVQVLYVRDTLGKPVTVEGG, from the coding sequence ATGGATGCCGCCGCCGGCACGGGTGCGGGAAGCACGGGCGCAGGGAGAACGGGTGCCCCAGGCCCCTGGAGCGGTGACCGGACCTACGTCCGCCGGGTCCTGATCGCGTTGCTGCTGGTCGGGCTGGCCGCGACCCTGTGGCTCGCGTCGCATGCCCTGCTGCTGCTGTTCGGCGCCATCCTGTTCGCCGTCGCCATCCGGGGGCTGGCCGGACTTCTCCGCCGGGTCCTGCCTGTCGGGGAGGAAACGTCCGTCGTCATCGTGCTGCTGATCCTGCTGGCGCTCGCGGGCGGTGTCGGCTTCCTGTTCGGGTCGCAGATCTCCCAGCAGTTCAGCAAGGTCGCCCAGCAGGTGCCCGACAGCCTCCAGAAGCTGGAGGACACCCTGCGGTCCACCGGCTGGGGCCAGCAGCTTCTGGCCCTGACCGGCGGGGTTCCGCTGACCGGCGACGGCGGCCAGGGCGGTGGTCAGGGCGGCGGTCAGGGGGGTGCGGGCGCCGCGCCCGACGGCGGCAGCGGCGGCGCCGGCCTGGGCTGGCTGGTGCGGCAGGCCGGATCCGTCGCCGTCGCCATCACCGGAGCCCTGGGCGATCTGCTTCTCGTGCTGTTCGGCGCGGTCTACCTCGCCTTCCAGCCGGGGCTGTACCGGGCCGGGATCGAGAAGCTGGTGCCCAAGGACCGGACGGACCAGATCGTCCGTGCCCTGGATGCGACGGGCGGCGCCCTGTGGAAATGGTCGGCGGGCATGCTGGTGGAGATGGTGCTGGTCGGTGCCCTGACCATGGTCGGGCTCTGGCTGCTGGGCGTGCCCGCCCCGCTGGCGCTGGGGCTGATCGCCGGAACGCTGGAGTTCATCCCCATCGTCGGGCCGATTCTGGCCGCGATCCCGGCGATCCTGCTGGCCTTCACCGTCAGCCCGGACCTGGCCCTCTGGACGGCGCTGTTCTACGTGGCCCTGCAACAGGTGGAGGGCAACCTGATCCTGCCGCTGATCCAGCGCAGGGCGGTCGCCCTTCCCCCGGTCGTCTCGTTGTTCGCACTCCTGGTCTTCGGGTCCCTGTTCGGCGCCATCGGGGTGCTGCTCGCCGTGCCGCTGGCGGTCACGGCGATGACGCTCGTCCAGGTGCTCTATGTCCGCGACACGCTGGGCAAGCCGGTGACGGTGGAAGGCGGCTGA
- a CDS encoding isovaleryl-CoA dehydrogenase, producing MIPNSLPLMDFGLGETADMLRDTVRSFSSDEIAPRAAEIDRTDQFPMDLWRKFGDLGLLGVTVEEEWGGAGLGYVEHMVAMEEISRASASVGLSYGAHSNLCVNQIRLNGSPEQKRRYLPKLISGEHVGALAMSETGAGSDVVSMKLRAERRGDRFVLNGSKMWITNGPDADVLVVYAKTDPTAGPKGITAFLIEKGFKGFSCAQKLDKLGMRGSHTGELVFQDCEVPEENVLGRMNGGVRVLMSGLDYERALLSAGPIGIMQAALDVVVPYVHQREQFGQPIGEFQFIQGKLADMYVALNSTRAYAYAVGKAADLGRITRKDAAGVILMAAENATKVALDAIQVLGGNGYINEFPTGRLLRDAKLYEIGAGTSEIRRMLIGRELFRETA from the coding sequence ATGATCCCCAACAGCCTGCCCCTGATGGATTTCGGTCTGGGCGAGACCGCGGACATGCTGCGCGACACGGTGCGCAGCTTCTCCTCCGACGAGATCGCGCCGCGCGCCGCCGAGATCGACCGCACCGACCAGTTCCCCATGGACCTCTGGCGCAAGTTCGGCGACCTGGGCCTGCTGGGCGTGACGGTGGAGGAGGAGTGGGGCGGTGCCGGGCTGGGCTATGTCGAGCACATGGTCGCCATGGAGGAGATCAGCCGCGCCTCCGCCTCGGTCGGGCTCTCCTACGGCGCCCACTCCAACCTGTGCGTCAACCAGATCCGGCTGAACGGCAGCCCCGAGCAGAAGCGGCGCTACCTGCCGAAGCTCATCAGCGGCGAGCATGTCGGTGCGCTGGCGATGAGCGAGACCGGCGCCGGTTCCGATGTCGTCTCCATGAAGCTGCGGGCGGAACGGCGGGGCGACCGCTTCGTCCTGAACGGCAGCAAGATGTGGATCACCAACGGCCCCGATGCCGACGTGCTGGTGGTCTACGCCAAGACCGACCCCACCGCCGGGCCGAAGGGCATCACGGCCTTCCTGATCGAGAAGGGCTTCAAGGGCTTTTCCTGCGCGCAGAAGCTGGACAAGCTCGGCATGCGCGGCAGCCACACGGGCGAGCTGGTCTTCCAGGACTGCGAGGTCCCGGAGGAGAACGTGCTGGGCCGGATGAACGGCGGCGTGCGGGTGCTGATGTCGGGTCTGGACTACGAGCGCGCGCTGCTGTCCGCCGGCCCCATCGGCATCATGCAGGCGGCGCTGGACGTGGTCGTCCCCTATGTCCACCAGCGCGAGCAGTTCGGCCAGCCCATCGGCGAGTTCCAGTTCATCCAGGGCAAGCTGGCGGACATGTACGTGGCGCTGAACTCGACCCGCGCCTATGCCTATGCCGTCGGCAAGGCGGCCGACCTGGGCCGCATCACCCGCAAGGACGCCGCCGGCGTCATCCTGATGGCGGCGGAGAACGCCACGAAGGTGGCGCTGGACGCGATCCAGGTTCTGGGCGGGAACGGCTACATCAACGAGTTCCCCACCGGGCGCCTGCTGCGCGACGCCAAGCTCTACGAGATCGGGGCCGGCACCTCGGAGATCCGCCGCATGCTGATCGGCCGCGAGCTGTTCCGGGAAACGGCGTGA
- a CDS encoding TonB-dependent receptor domain-containing protein, with product MSIQQGVDTRGLKTALLTGVAAFLMTTGYAAAQDAVVKGRSDAMAEPTTQVAQAQVAQATGTAAANDGSKVEEIVITGSRLRRTQFDVLQPTVEVNIGYIDRRGFTNIADALNDVPGFGTAVSPIGDQSTFNVGQNFVNLFSLGSARTLTLVNGRRFVAGRAPSLFGDAGPGLQVDMNVIPTAFIERIDRIAVGGAPIYGADAIAGTVNVILRDDYEGGEVDLLFGNSDDDDAKNKRVRAAYGVNFDNDRGNIALAVEYNDTQGLLYTDRKRTAKDITFVPNPADTGAADGIPGQLYREGRTIPLVTAGGIPLTVNSGGGSAAAITSRFFRIPDPNNPGQTVPAQFVDGRLVPFDPGQIFSGSVAIGGDGLRLSSVTSLQAPVERKLGAIMGHYDILDNLRFFVEGNYSKTIGYENVNQPVYNSPLFSGEGSGLTMRTDNAFLSPADRAVLSAGGRTTFVLSRGHLDLVDGNENRSENELKRIVTGFSGDFDVADRAVNWSLSYNYGKTEGEFTTTQVLDATFPLAIDAVVDPATNQIVCRSRAAGCVPLNIFGNGSPSPEAIAYVTGRDVSSSAITQEVVEFNADTSIITLPAGDLQVGVGALWRKEKGDFNPGEITLAGAGRTVAISPVSGDYTSKEVYGEVLIPLLDDSMGIPLVHRLEAEGSIRYVDNSLSGGDDTWTIGGRYSPIRDITFRGNWTESIRSPAITELFLPKSDLFTTATDPCATRNVSGGPNPAVRQANCRAALEALGRDPNAPFVSRIETATIQGETAGNPSLTNEQAKSWSVGVVVNPRFLEDLTIAVDWVDIEISEAITNLSASALLQVCYDNPGYPSAACDRFVRTPRSAGLINEDDIGQITFIRTGYVNAGYTNFSGLTATANYDFDFGDYGQLALGGSYYYIHQLETSVTGLGFDLGSDAGEVGQSKHQFQIQADYTYDKIGLLVQANYLSSAKFNNDFTVESRDILEVDDYWRFDTTATYMLADNVEVRLAINNLFDVEPPKYVTGAGVYDLIGRYYSVGLNAKF from the coding sequence ATGAGCATTCAGCAGGGAGTTGACACGCGCGGACTGAAGACCGCGCTGCTGACCGGCGTTGCCGCATTCCTGATGACGACCGGCTATGCCGCCGCGCAGGACGCCGTTGTGAAGGGCCGGTCGGACGCCATGGCCGAGCCGACGACCCAGGTGGCGCAGGCTCAGGTCGCCCAGGCGACGGGCACGGCTGCTGCGAATGATGGCTCGAAGGTCGAAGAAATCGTCATCACCGGGTCGCGTCTGCGCCGTACCCAGTTCGACGTGCTTCAGCCGACCGTTGAGGTCAACATCGGCTACATCGACCGCCGCGGTTTCACCAACATCGCCGATGCGCTGAACGATGTCCCTGGTTTCGGTACGGCCGTGTCGCCGATCGGCGACCAGAGCACGTTCAACGTCGGTCAGAACTTCGTCAACCTGTTCAGCCTGGGCTCCGCCCGCACGCTGACCCTGGTGAACGGCCGCCGCTTCGTGGCAGGCCGCGCCCCGTCGCTGTTCGGCGATGCCGGGCCGGGTCTTCAGGTGGACATGAACGTGATCCCGACCGCTTTCATCGAGCGGATCGACCGGATCGCGGTGGGTGGCGCGCCGATCTACGGCGCCGATGCCATCGCCGGTACCGTGAACGTGATCCTGCGCGACGATTACGAGGGCGGCGAGGTCGACCTGCTGTTCGGCAACTCGGACGATGATGACGCGAAGAACAAGCGCGTCCGTGCCGCCTACGGTGTGAACTTCGACAACGATCGCGGCAACATCGCCCTGGCGGTCGAGTACAACGACACCCAGGGCCTGCTGTACACCGACCGCAAGCGGACGGCCAAGGACATCACCTTCGTTCCGAACCCGGCGGATACGGGTGCCGCTGACGGCATTCCCGGGCAGCTCTACCGCGAAGGCCGCACGATCCCGCTGGTCACGGCCGGCGGCATCCCGCTCACCGTCAACTCGGGCGGTGGTTCGGCGGCCGCGATCACCAGCCGCTTCTTCCGGATTCCCGACCCGAACAATCCGGGCCAGACCGTGCCGGCCCAGTTCGTGGATGGCCGACTGGTCCCGTTCGATCCCGGCCAGATCTTCTCCGGCTCGGTCGCCATCGGTGGCGATGGCCTCCGCCTGTCGTCCGTGACGTCCTTGCAGGCCCCGGTCGAGCGCAAGCTCGGCGCCATCATGGGCCACTACGACATCCTGGACAATCTGCGCTTCTTCGTCGAAGGCAACTACTCCAAGACGATCGGTTACGAGAACGTCAATCAGCCCGTGTACAACTCTCCCCTGTTCAGCGGTGAGGGTAGCGGTCTGACGATGCGGACCGACAATGCGTTCCTCTCCCCTGCTGACCGTGCCGTTCTGTCGGCCGGCGGCCGCACGACCTTCGTCCTCTCCCGCGGCCATCTCGATCTCGTCGATGGCAACGAGAACCGCAGCGAGAACGAACTGAAGCGCATCGTGACCGGCTTCAGCGGCGACTTCGACGTTGCCGATCGCGCGGTCAACTGGTCGCTGTCCTACAACTACGGCAAGACCGAGGGCGAGTTCACCACCACGCAGGTGCTGGACGCGACCTTCCCGCTCGCCATCGACGCGGTCGTTGATCCGGCCACGAACCAGATCGTCTGCCGTTCGCGGGCTGCCGGCTGCGTGCCGCTGAACATCTTCGGCAACGGCTCGCCCAGCCCCGAGGCGATCGCCTATGTCACGGGCAGGGACGTCTCCAGCTCGGCCATCACGCAGGAAGTCGTCGAGTTCAACGCCGACACCTCGATCATCACCCTGCCGGCGGGCGATCTCCAGGTCGGTGTCGGTGCCCTCTGGCGCAAGGAGAAGGGTGACTTCAACCCGGGTGAGATCACGCTCGCAGGTGCCGGTCGCACGGTCGCCATCTCCCCGGTTTCGGGCGACTACACCTCCAAGGAGGTGTATGGCGAGGTGCTGATCCCGCTGCTGGACGACAGCATGGGCATCCCGCTCGTCCACCGGCTGGAGGCCGAAGGCTCCATCCGCTATGTCGATAACAGCCTGTCGGGCGGGGATGACACCTGGACCATCGGCGGCCGTTACTCGCCGATCCGGGACATCACCTTCCGCGGCAACTGGACCGAATCGATCCGGTCGCCGGCGATCACGGAACTGTTCCTGCCGAAGTCCGATCTGTTCACGACGGCGACCGACCCCTGCGCCACCCGCAATGTGAGCGGTGGTCCGAACCCGGCTGTCCGTCAGGCGAACTGCCGCGCGGCGCTGGAGGCGCTCGGCCGCGATCCGAACGCTCCGTTCGTGTCGCGGATCGAGACCGCCACGATCCAGGGTGAGACGGCCGGCAACCCGTCGCTGACCAACGAGCAGGCGAAGTCCTGGTCGGTCGGCGTGGTCGTCAACCCGCGCTTCCTGGAAGATCTGACGATTGCGGTCGACTGGGTCGACATCGAGATCAGCGAGGCGATCACGAACCTGTCGGCGTCCGCGCTGTTGCAGGTCTGCTATGACAATCCGGGCTATCCGTCGGCGGCCTGCGACCGCTTCGTCCGCACCCCGCGTTCCGCGGGCCTCATCAACGAGGACGATATCGGCCAGATCACCTTCATCCGGACCGGCTACGTCAACGCGGGCTACACCAACTTCAGCGGCCTGACCGCCACTGCGAACTACGACTTCGATTTCGGCGACTACGGTCAGTTGGCCCTGGGCGGCTCCTACTACTACATCCATCAGTTGGAGACGTCGGTTACCGGTCTGGGCTTCGATCTGGGCAGCGATGCCGGCGAGGTCGGCCAGTCCAAGCACCAGTTCCAGATCCAGGCCGACTACACCTATGACAAGATCGGTTTGCTGGTTCAGGCCAACTATCTCTCCAGCGCGAAGTTCAACAACGACTTCACGGTTGAGAGCCGTGATATCCTTGAGGTCGATGATTACTGGCGCTTCGACACCACGGCGACGTACATGCTTGCGGATAACGTCGAAGTGCGTCTGGCGATCAACAACCTGTTCGATGTCGAGCCGCCGAAGTACGTGACCGGCGCCGGCGTCTATGACCTGATCGGCCGTTACTACTCCGTCGGTCTGAACGCGAAGTTCTGA
- a CDS encoding TonB-dependent receptor plug domain-containing protein translates to MKIRTRSTDNGLEGALRRRCLAGAALVALVVPLTALPALAQEGTQGGIEEIVVTGSRIQRSNLTAPTPVQVIDAATIQLKGSTNAADLINELPAAGVPGVSTTNSNFLVSATGLNLVDLRNLGTDRTLVLVNGRRHVGGIEGSTSVDLNSIPSDFIERVEVVTGGASAVYGSEAIAGVVNIILKRDFQGASFSAQSGVTDEGDGENYNASATFGSNFAEDRGNIIVNFTYDKTNEVESKDRAISEVDAFSSADGVISRPALSSYGPGGRFIIPGVGNRNPDGTPFVTAVNGYNRNQDRLIAVPIERYLLSTITRYDLVEDVTFFFEGTYARTETSSRSEPIAFGDNTTIGVGIDAPVLSIPVTNPFIPAGLRSLIPAGTDEILFARRFNEIGPRESDITRQTFRFATGFEGELANGWNWQTYYQFGKVTQDQISTGVFNVVRMQEALNAEAGPGGALQCSDALARAQGCVPIDIFGTGTATGAGLDYVTANSTFDSTIQQQTAGAFLSGDVVELPAGPLGAAVGLEWRKEESEFRPDALSIAGISSGNQSAFTAGEYDVWEAYAETVIPILSGLPFVESLSVEGAVRYADYSTIGNVWAYKAGAEYQPVPDVRLRGVWSRSVRAPNIGELFTPPRQTFVSVNDPCAGVVAGATDTVSANCLATPGIAQAVAAGGFNPTQLDLSSIPGFNSGNSTLQEEKADTLTLGVVFTPSFIPGLALTVDYFDIDIEDAIQGFGTQTTVDQCVQQPTYPDNIFCNLIRRDPTTGLIVEINSQQENVATQTAKGVDVELDYRFDLADGSLNLNLIGTYLIENENVPFEDADPVESAGSVGLSKYRFNLRTTYDQGPLTFSWLLRYIGAANIDNESEFPSNRIGSHIYNDIQARYRVAEGYTVFAGIDNLLDEKPPLIASPFDANVTGTETAADVYDPVGRFFYVGVRAEF, encoded by the coding sequence GTGAAGATCCGCACCCGCTCGACCGACAATGGCCTGGAGGGCGCTCTGCGCCGCCGCTGCCTGGCCGGCGCCGCCCTGGTGGCCCTCGTCGTTCCGCTGACCGCGCTGCCCGCCCTGGCCCAGGAGGGGACCCAGGGCGGCATCGAGGAGATCGTCGTCACCGGCTCCCGCATCCAGCGATCGAACCTGACGGCGCCGACGCCGGTGCAGGTGATCGACGCGGCGACGATCCAGTTGAAGGGCAGCACCAATGCCGCCGATCTGATCAACGAGCTGCCGGCGGCCGGCGTGCCCGGCGTGTCGACGACAAATTCCAACTTCCTGGTCAGCGCCACGGGCCTGAACCTGGTCGATCTGCGCAATCTGGGCACCGACCGTACCCTGGTTCTGGTGAACGGCCGGCGGCATGTGGGCGGGATCGAGGGCTCGACCTCGGTCGATCTCAACTCCATCCCTTCGGACTTCATCGAGCGGGTCGAGGTGGTGACAGGCGGCGCGTCCGCCGTCTACGGCTCCGAAGCCATCGCCGGCGTCGTCAACATCATCCTGAAGCGTGACTTCCAGGGCGCGTCCTTCAGCGCCCAGAGCGGCGTCACCGACGAGGGGGACGGGGAGAACTACAATGCCTCGGCGACCTTCGGGTCGAACTTCGCCGAGGACCGCGGCAACATCATCGTCAACTTCACCTACGACAAGACCAACGAGGTGGAGTCGAAGGACCGCGCGATCTCCGAGGTGGACGCCTTCTCTTCCGCCGACGGCGTGATCTCCCGCCCGGCGCTCAGTTCCTATGGACCCGGCGGGCGCTTCATCATCCCCGGCGTCGGCAACCGCAACCCGGACGGCACGCCCTTCGTCACGGCCGTGAACGGCTACAACCGCAATCAGGACCGCCTGATCGCGGTGCCGATCGAGCGTTACCTGCTCTCGACCATCACCCGCTACGATCTGGTCGAGGACGTCACCTTCTTCTTCGAGGGCACCTACGCCCGGACCGAGACCAGCTCGCGGTCCGAGCCGATCGCCTTCGGTGACAACACGACCATCGGTGTGGGTATCGACGCCCCGGTGCTGTCGATCCCGGTGACCAATCCCTTCATCCCGGCGGGGCTGCGCTCGCTGATCCCGGCCGGTACGGACGAGATCCTGTTCGCCCGTCGCTTCAACGAGATCGGCCCGCGCGAGTCCGACATCACCCGCCAGACCTTCCGGTTCGCCACCGGCTTCGAGGGCGAGCTGGCGAACGGCTGGAACTGGCAGACCTACTACCAGTTCGGCAAGGTCACCCAGGACCAGATCTCTACCGGCGTGTTCAACGTCGTCCGCATGCAGGAGGCGCTGAACGCCGAGGCCGGGCCGGGCGGCGCCCTGCAATGCTCCGATGCTCTGGCCCGGGCCCAGGGCTGCGTGCCCATCGACATCTTCGGAACCGGCACGGCGACCGGGGCGGGGCTCGACTATGTGACGGCCAATTCCACCTTCGACAGCACGATCCAGCAGCAGACGGCCGGTGCCTTCCTGTCCGGTGACGTGGTGGAACTGCCGGCCGGTCCCCTGGGTGCTGCGGTCGGCCTGGAATGGCGCAAGGAGGAGAGCGAGTTCCGGCCCGACGCCCTGTCCATCGCCGGGATCAGCTCGGGCAACCAGAGCGCCTTCACGGCCGGCGAGTACGATGTCTGGGAAGCCTATGCGGAGACGGTGATCCCGATTCTCTCCGGCCTGCCGTTCGTCGAGAGCCTGAGCGTGGAAGGGGCCGTCCGCTACGCGGACTACAGCACCATCGGCAATGTCTGGGCCTACAAGGCCGGGGCCGAATACCAGCCGGTGCCGGATGTCCGGCTCCGCGGCGTCTGGTCCCGCTCGGTGCGGGCGCCGAACATCGGCGAGCTGTTCACCCCGCCGCGGCAGACCTTCGTTTCGGTCAACGATCCCTGCGCCGGCGTCGTTGCCGGGGCGACGGACACGGTGTCCGCGAACTGCCTTGCCACCCCCGGTATCGCGCAGGCGGTAGCGGCTGGCGGCTTCAACCCGACGCAGCTCGACCTCTCCTCCATCCCCGGCTTCAACTCGGGCAACAGCACCCTCCAGGAGGAGAAGGCCGACACCCTGACCCTGGGCGTGGTCTTCACCCCGTCCTTCATTCCCGGCCTCGCGCTGACGGTCGACTATTTCGACATCGACATCGAGGATGCGATCCAGGGCTTCGGCACGCAGACCACCGTGGACCAGTGCGTGCAGCAGCCGACCTATCCCGACAACATCTTCTGCAATCTGATCCGGCGCGATCCGACCACCGGCCTGATCGTGGAGATCAACTCACAGCAGGAGAACGTGGCGACGCAGACGGCCAAGGGCGTGGACGTCGAACTCGACTACCGCTTCGACCTCGCCGACGGCTCGCTGAACCTGAACCTGATCGGCACCTACCTGATCGAGAACGAGAACGTGCCCTTCGAGGACGCCGATCCGGTCGAATCGGCCGGCTCTGTCGGGCTCTCCAAGTACCGCTTCAACCTGCGGACCACCTACGACCAGGGACCGCTGACCTTCAGTTGGCTCCTGCGCTACATCGGGGCGGCGAACATCGACAACGAATCGGAGTTCCCGTCCAACCGGATCGGCTCGCACATCTACAACGACATCCAGGCGCGCTACCGGGTCGCCGAGGGCTACACGGTGTTCGCCGGCATCGACAACCTGCTGGACGAAAAGCCGCCGCTGATCGCTTCGCCCTTCGATGCGAACGTCACCGGCACCGAAACGGCGGCCGACGTGTACGACCCGGTCGGACGCTTCTTCTATGTGGGGGTGCGCGCCGAATTCTGA
- the mgtE gene encoding magnesium transporter: MPSSQGLDERPPGERQDQPERDRRQEADEQEARFRAVRDRLEADEPDVVAALLADWHAGDVAHLLEQSDAEERERLVALLRPSFDAEILAYLPLDLRDEVVSLLNPKELAAAVAELDTDDAVDVIQDLDDGARQAILENLPAETRALVEEGLTFPESSAGRLMSREFVSVPQFWTVGRLLDYLRAAAGTDESALPEQFYDIFVVDPMHRVIGAVPLSRVMRSKRTVRLMDILTKDIHSFSATADQEEVARSFRRYGLVSAPVVDKAGRLIGVVTVDDVVDVIEEEAEEDMLRLGGVGEGDLYRAVLDTTKSRFSWLAVNLVTAIVASVVIGFFETTIAQVVALAVLMPIVASMGGNAGTQTLTVAVRALATRELSEANAARVIGKEMLVGTANGVLFAVLAGGIACLWFRDPLIGLVIGIAMIVNMMCAGLFGALIPFALHRMKIDPAVASSVFLTTVTDVVGFLAFLGLASLILL, encoded by the coding sequence ATGCCGAGCAGCCAGGGCCTGGACGAGCGGCCGCCCGGGGAGCGGCAGGACCAGCCTGAGCGGGACCGCCGGCAGGAGGCCGACGAGCAGGAGGCCCGGTTCCGCGCGGTCCGGGACAGGCTGGAGGCGGACGAGCCGGACGTTGTCGCCGCCCTGCTGGCCGACTGGCATGCCGGCGACGTGGCGCACCTGCTGGAACAGTCGGATGCCGAGGAGCGCGAGCGGCTGGTCGCCCTGCTGCGCCCGTCCTTCGACGCGGAGATCCTGGCCTATCTGCCGCTCGACCTCCGCGACGAGGTCGTCTCCCTGCTCAACCCCAAGGAGCTGGCCGCCGCCGTCGCGGAGCTGGACACCGACGATGCCGTGGACGTCATCCAGGATCTGGACGACGGGGCCCGGCAGGCGATCCTGGAGAACCTGCCGGCGGAGACCCGCGCGCTGGTCGAGGAAGGCCTGACCTTCCCGGAATCCTCCGCCGGCCGCCTGATGAGCCGCGAGTTCGTCTCCGTCCCGCAGTTCTGGACGGTGGGCAGGCTGCTGGACTATCTGCGCGCCGCCGCGGGCACCGACGAGAGCGCCCTGCCGGAGCAGTTCTACGACATCTTCGTCGTGGACCCGATGCACCGCGTCATCGGTGCGGTACCCCTGTCCCGGGTCATGCGCTCGAAGCGCACGGTGCGGCTGATGGACATCCTGACCAAGGACATCCACAGCTTCTCCGCCACCGCCGACCAGGAGGAGGTGGCGCGCAGCTTCCGTCGCTACGGTCTCGTCTCCGCCCCCGTCGTGGACAAGGCCGGCCGCCTGATCGGCGTGGTCACCGTGGACGACGTGGTGGACGTGATCGAGGAGGAGGCGGAGGAGGACATGCTGCGCCTGGGCGGCGTCGGCGAGGGCGACCTCTACCGCGCCGTGCTGGACACGACGAAGTCCCGCTTCTCCTGGCTGGCGGTCAATCTCGTCACGGCCATCGTCGCCTCCGTCGTCATCGGCTTCTTCGAAACCACCATCGCGCAGGTGGTGGCGCTGGCCGTCCTGATGCCGATCGTCGCCAGCATGGGCGGCAATGCCGGCACCCAGACCCTGACGGTGGCGGTGCGGGCGCTGGCGACCCGCGAGTTGTCAGAGGCGAACGCGGCCCGCGTGATCGGCAAGGAGATGCTGGTCGGCACGGCCAACGGGGTGCTGTTCGCCGTGCTGGCCGGCGGTATCGCCTGTCTCTGGTTCCGCGATCCGCTGATCGGGCTGGTCATCGGCATTGCCATGATCGTCAACATGATGTGCGCGGGGCTGTTCGGGGCGCTGATCCCCTTCGCCCTGCACCGGATGAAGATCGACCCCGCGGTCGCCTCCAGCGTCTTTCTGACGACGGTCACCGACGTGGTGGGCTTCCTGGCCTTCCTCGGGCTCGCCAGTCTCATCCTGCTCTGA